TCACCGATCTGCCTGGGAGGAGTATCCATAAGGTGAAGACCCTCAGTGGCGAGTTTATCGGGCGAGATCGTCCTTGGCCCGGCGCTCATTACTTCCGCCGCCTGCTTGTTGAGCGCAGCCTCATCAACCAGAAGCGCACGGCGCACATCGCCGTCAGTGATTATGCCGGCCAGCTTGCCGTCAGCATCCACTACAAGCGCAGCGCCCGCTCCTGCCTTGGTGATGGCAAAAAGAGTGTCTCTGAGAATCGTATCCTGCTTGACGATGGCAACCGCGCTGCCTGTACGCATAACGTCGCTGACCCTGAGCAGCAGCTTTCTGCCGAGTGCGCCGCCGGGGTGGAAGAGCGCGTAATCTTCGCGAGTAAAGTGCCTTGCTTCCATTACAGCCAGGGCGAGAGCATCGCCCAGAGCCAGTTGGACGGCGGTACTGGTGGTAGGAGCCAGACCCAGCGGGCATGCCTCGCACTCCACACTTGTATCAAGCACCAGGTTGGCGTATGTGCCTAGTGTCGATCCGTCTCTGCCGACCATAGCAATCAACTTTGCACCAATGCGAGCTATCGCGGGCAGGATATTCACTATCTCCTGCGATTCGCCGCTGTTGGACAGCGCCAGCACGACATCGTCAGGTGTCACCATTCCCAGGTCACCGTGGATACCCTCCGCGGGATGCAGGAAAAGAGACGGAGTGCCCGTGCTCGAAAAGGTTCCGGCGAGCTTGCGGCCTATAGCGCCTGACTTGCCCATACCGGTCACTACCAGCCTGCCTCTGCACTTGAGTATCAGCTCGACAGCTTCGGCAAAGGCTGTGTCCAGCCGGCCACAGAGTTTAAGTATTGCCTCACCCTCGCTTTTCAAAGTGGCGGATGCGCGGGCTATGGCTTTTTGTCTGTCTTGTTCGTCAAAAACTTGCGGGTTCATACTTCCTCCGCCGCAATTATAGCAAAGACGGCTGAGGGTTACAACACGAACTAGTGTTCCCGTAACGGGGACTTGTCACATTTGCGAATGTGACCGTTGCTTCGGTTCCAGAGCAAAGCGGCGGGGCCGAAGCCGAGTCGTCACCTTCGATGGCGGCTTCGGCCGCTTCGCAACCGAAGCAACCCCGTGCGCGCTAATAATACAAGTCTTTGTTACATGAGCACTAGTCGGCTTTTGTCACGTTAAAGCGTATGTTGTCCATGTTTATGGGGTCCGCGGCATAGATATCATCCGAGGCGTACACATCGAGTTTGACCGGAGCCTTCACTGCCTTGATCTGGCCGACCACAGCCATCAACCCTTCAACCTGAGTTCCAGGGTCGGCCCCGGCAGTCAAATGAGGATCGGGGTTTGATATGGGGACAATACCCGCCCTAAGAGCGGACCGGCTGACATCAGTCTGCAGAAAAGATATCACAGACAGAAGTATTCGACCTTCGGACTGGCGCCCGTCGATCTTTGAGCGGGTTATAAACTTGCCTTTCGGGTATACAAGATTGTTGAGATAAAGACGAAGCTCCACCGGCGCTTGCTCGCCCTCAACAGTGTTTTTTGCGCAGACGATCTGAACGAGCGCGTCCGCACTCTGGAGCCTTCCGCTCGCAATCGCGCCGGCGGCCATATCCATGCACTCTCGCTCACCAATGTAGTTCTGAGCATCAAGCAGGAATATTACCTGCACTGCCCTATCATTATCGCCGACCTTTGCGCCTGCCTTTTCGGCTTTTCTGCTTACTGTCTCAAGCAGTGAGAGCAAATCGCCTTTAATTCCGAGTGTCGACTGGCGTGGCGAGATGATTCCTCGCCCGAGTTCGTCACCCTGACGAAAGATCAGATCAGAGTTCCTGAGTTCCATCGTCTCTTGCTGGAAGCTCAGGTTGCGATTGCCGAGTTCTACAATACGTTTTTGCTGCTCCATGAGTGTGCTGCGCTGCTCATCGATTTCGGCCTGCTGGCGTTTAATTGTCTCTTCTACTTCCGCAAGCTGCGCTCTGGTCCCAATGAGCTGAGCGCCTATGGTCGCAAGGCGCGCCTGGGCATTTGTCAGCTCGGTTTGTTTGATTTTTAGGTTGTTTCTGGCGATCTGCAGGTGCTTTTGAACGTCATCCAATTGTTTAGCTTTAGCTGCCAGTTCATGCTGGGCGGCATTGCTCTTTTTGCGGAGAGCATCAAGCTCTATCTTGCGGTCTACTATCTCTTTTTTAAGCCTTGATACTACCTCTACAGCGGCATTTCTTGCTCTCATGGCCTCAGATGCGGCTTTGCGCGCCTTGCCAGCCTCTTTCTGGAGCCTGTCTGCTTCTTTTTCGAGCAGCCTGCTGCGCGCCTGGAGAGCTTTGTTACGCACTTCAAGAGTCTTGCTCTCAGTTGCAAGGCGCTTGTTTTGCGAAGTCACTGTTTCCCACTGTGTGAAAGCCTCTCTAAAACTCTTGTCGCCGGCAAGCAGCGTGGCAAGCACTAGAGCGGAGATGATCATGCCGGTGATGGTGGTTACAATAATTGCAGTATAACGTGGGCGAAGTTGAAAGATAGTCAGGCGTTTCTTGCCCATCTTCCGGCCAAGCAGGTCACCGAAGTAGGCAATAAAACCGGATACCAGCACCAAGACTATTACGAAGATGATTGAATATCGCATAAATTAAAAATCAACTACTATACACTATCAGTTTGAAAGGCCGTGGAATATACACCTGCAATGTTAATGAATGTTTCTATATGCTAAAGGAATATACCTTCTGACTTATAATCAGGCTAGCCTGACATTCGCCATAATGAGTACAGCGAAAGCCAGAATGATCACACCTGCTCCACGATTTACCCATTTTAGCATATGGCGATCAAGGCTGTTGCTGACAAACCCAACTCCAATGCTCAGTGTCAGCCACCATAAGCTCGATCCTACAAACGTGCCTGACACAATCTCAACCGCAGAGGTCAAGCCATGGCCTATCGCTCCGACCCCCAACCCTGCGAACACGGCTGTATAGGAAAGGATCGTCATAGGGTTTGCGAGAGTGAGGACCACAGTCGACAAATACGCTTCGATGAGCCCTTCATGCCTGTGATCTGCGCTCATAAGAGCCGGCTTAGTTAAAAATATCTTAATCCCCAGGCATAATAGAAATACTCCACCAAACAGGCGCAGCCACAAACCATTGCTTATGAGAAAATGTGATATGGCAGTCAGACCGAAACCTGCGACAGCAGCATACATAGCGTCTGCGCTGGCTGCGCCCAAGCCGGAGACAAAACCGGATGCGCGGCCGTAGGCAAGGGTCCTGCGAATGCACAATATTCCAATCGGCCCGACAGGGGCGGCAATAGAGAAGCCGATTATAATACCCTTCGCAAAAAATCCCAAGGCCAAAACAGTTGCCTTTCAAAATTGTCTGATGGTTTGCTTTTATCCCTCCAGGTATCTTACCTGGAGGGTTGAGTCCATAATCCTACTTTCCCAATCCAGCCCTTATCTCATTCAGATGTTCCTGCGCGCACGGAGCCATCTGGAAGAAGTTGGTGAGAGTTTCACAACCGAAGTCATCGCAGTGAGCGCAATTGGCAAGGCCTTTGCTCGCCACACAGGACCTTATCGAGCACTCTGCGCAGTTCCCGCACTTACGGTCGCTTTCGACCATGCATCCGTCGCAATAGATACTCTCGGGCTTTATATCATTGCCGAACAGTTTGCTCCAGTCGGCTGCAACCTTCGCGATTGCATCAGGGTCGTTTGCCTGAGTCGCCTTATAGCCATCACACTCGCTGCAGTTGAGTCCACACGCGCCAATAATACTCACCATGTCTGCCTCCTAGGATCAATGATGGGTGTATTCTATCGAACAAATGTGCGTCTGTCAAGAAGCTGCCAGACGCATCATCAGCGCTTCCGTGGTAATAGGAGCGCTGGCGTTGCCAAGAATTGCCCGCTTTGCATGCAGTATTAGATCGATTGCATTTGCCAGTGGCCCGGCGTGCGGATAATGTGCACACTGAGACTTTATCTCATCAACCCTGTCCAGGTTCACCAGCGCTGCATTATCGCCCTGCAACTTGGCTGCCAGCAGGTCGCGATACCACACCAGCAGCATATCCAGAGACTCGATCACCGTCTCCCGGGCGCTCTTGTCATCGTCCGAGGACCTGAGAATACCCGCCAGTTTGAGAGCAAGCCATGGACTGCCCGAGCAGAGGTCATGCGCAAGTTTTATTATCATGTTTCGCCTATCAAAGAAAGACTCATTTCCGATAAGCTCGATCGCTCTGCCGGGGCAGCCCTGAGAGTATACCGCCAGGAACTGGGCCTCGTCTTTGCCTGCGCCGAAGTCCTCGATCAGCCTCGAAGCCAGATCGCCTGCATCGACTTGAGTAAACCTTATCAACTGGCACCGCGAGCGAATGGTAGGCAGCGCATTTGCCGTATTTCTAAAAAGGAGAATATTTATCAGATAATCCGGTGGTTCCTCAAGGAGTTTCAGGATGCAGTTAGCCGACTCCTCGTTGAGAGTGTCGCCCTGTTCGATGATATTGATCTTCCACTTTCCACGCGTCGGCGCGAATTTGGCCATCTCGCGCATCTCGCGCATCTGGTCTATCTTGGTGTTCTGACCTTCCGGCGACCAGATTCTGATATCGGGGAAGTTGCCATGATCGATGGCATGGCAGATTGCGCACTCGCCGCATGCGTGTCCTTCGCGTGGGCTCAGGCAATTTAGGGCTTTGCCGAACTCGAGTGCGAAAGTCGTCTTGCCTGTGCCCCTTAGCCCCAGGAACAGATAGGCGTGCGTAGGATTCTGCTCGCGCGACGCTCTGATGAGCACACGCTTTGCCATCTCCTGGCCTATTATTTTATCGAATCCTGCTCGGTCAGACACGTACGAACTTCTCCACATCCACCACGAATATAACAGCTCCCCCCACTTTCACCTTCACCGGGTTCATTATAACACCTGTCGCGCCCAGCGCATCAGGCAGAGGCTGATTGACATACTCGTCTCTGCATGGGCAGCAGCCTCGAATAGTTTCGATCACGTCGTCAACCTTATCTTCATCCGTGCCGATCAGAAGAGTCGTATTGCCGTCGCGCAAAAACCCGCCGGTAGAGGCGACTATTGTAAACTTGTACCCCGCCTGCAGCAGCGCGTCGCTTACTCTCTGTTTGTCCCTTTCATGAAGAATGGAGATCAATAGCTTCATAGACACCTCCGATTGGGTGATGGGTGTTGGGTGTTAGGCGTTGGGAAGAAACCCTGCACCTTAGCTAGAGCCAGCTTAACAATTTCATCAATGCTTTGCGTCGCATCAAGAAGCACAAATCGTTCACTCTCGGCTCTTGCCAATTCCAGAAAACCCTGCCTCACAGCCTCGTGAAATTCCAGTTTTTCGGACGATACTCTGTCGATCTTTTTCTGCCGCGCCAGTCCGTCCGACGCCGGCAAGTCGAGGAGTATAGTCAGATCGGGTTTGAGGCCGGACGTAGCGAAATCATTGAGCGCTCTGACCGTATTCTTGTCGATTCCCCTGGCGCATCCCTGGTAAGCGAGTGACGAGTCTGTGTAGCGGTCACATATCACTATCGCCCCACGCTGCAGCGCTGGAAGGATAGTCTCAGATACATGCTGCGCTCTTGCTGCTTCGAATAATAGCAATTCCGTGCGGTCGGATATTGCGTTCGATCTATCGAGCAGAATCTGCCTAATCTTGTCGCCGATGGCCGATCCGCCCGGCTCCTGAGAGACTAAAACCTCATGCCCTTCATCGCACAGCGCTTTTGCAAGCTCATGGGTAAGAGTGCTTTTGCCCGCCCCTTCTATGCCTTCAATTGTGAGAAAAAAACCTATGTGCTTTCTCCGGTATCAAGTAATAACCTCTGATGCTTCGCGGGCGAATGCCCCGAAGCTAAACACGCCGCACTTGAGAATTCCCAATCCTCCACATGTTCTACAAGTCCTGCCCTTACAGGGTTATTGTGGATATACTGCAGTTTTTCCAGCAATACAGCTTCCGTTGTTATTGGAAAAGCCCGGCCACGCTCCTTCCATATCCTTACAGTCGATTTTCCTGTGGCTTTGGCGTGGAATATCTGCGACCAAAGTCTTGCATGCGCATCTCCACGGTCGGCAGCAGTATCGGTCATAACTGCAAAAGTTGCTGATGATCTACTTAGAATTTGCCGTATGAACAGCTTAGTGTGATTCACATCTTCGGCCCATGCGATAATGTGGAAGTGATCCGGCATCACCACATAGCCCGGAATCTTGACACCGTATCCGCACCTGCAATCTTCAATTATTTCTACCAAACTACGTGCGGCCGTTGGGCTGCGCAGGATTGGGATTCCTTCGACGATTGAATTGGTCCAAAAGATGGCTGCGCCGTCTATGTATGTGTTATGGTGTCTTGATGATGCCACAGTTTGCCGGTCCTTGCGTCTGGGCTTCGGGGCACACGCCCGCGAAGTATGCTGGTAATCAGCTTGCCAAGCTTCGGGGCATACGCCCGCGAAGTATGCTGGTAATCAGCTTGTCAAGCTTCGGGGCATACGCCCGCGAAGCATATGGTAGATTACCCTTTGAATATTCTGACCCTTCTATAAGGCTCTGTCCCGACGCTCTCCGACGTTAGGTCAAACTTCTCCACCAACTGGTGCTGAATCCTCCTGAGGAAGCTCGACTGCGGCGAAAGCTCCTGCGCCTCGCCGGTCTCCATCAGCCGCTGGACGGCCTCTTCGACTTCACGCAGAGCCTCTTCTTCTTCGTTGGAGGGTCCAAGGTGGAAGATATCGCGCATCGCGCCCGCTATCTGCGCGTAGGTGTTGCTCTTAATCACATATACGGGCACGCCGCGCCGTTTTGCTTCCTGCAGCAGGCCGATATCCTTGCGCTCGTGAGTTTTAAGAGTGATGACGGCATTGGCCTCCCCGAAATCCTTCACGATATACGCCGGGACTTTAAGCTCCTTGATCGCGCGTTCCAGCCGGTTCCGGCTGACGCCGTATGGGAAGACTTTCACAATCGCAGTCATCGGGCGGCTCTCGACAACTTCATGCTCGTGTTCGAGCCTGGACCTCTGCGACTCACCCCTGGTTACCAGATCGCTTGGCTGAACGACTTCCACCTCGCCCTCAGGGTTTCGCACTCTTATCTCGGGCCGAGGCGGAGCGCCCCGCAGCATCTTGTCGACAATATCGGCCACGTCGTGATGGATCGCCAGTTTGTCCATCTCCATGATCTCGATCAATACATCGAAGGTGGGCGGGGCCTTGCGTTCGAGCACAGTCTTTTGGGTCCCGCGTCGCTTTGCCTCTTCGTCGGATAGAGTCACCGTCTGAATCCCGCCTACCAGGTC
The Armatimonadota bacterium DNA segment above includes these coding regions:
- a CDS encoding DUF3795 domain-containing protein translates to MVSIIGACGLNCSECDGYKATQANDPDAIAKVAADWSKLFGNDIKPESIYCDGCMVESDRKCGNCAECSIRSCVASKGLANCAHCDDFGCETLTNFFQMAPCAQEHLNEIRAGLGK
- a CDS encoding LysE family transporter: MALGFFAKGIIIGFSIAAPVGPIGILCIRRTLAYGRASGFVSGLGAASADAMYAAVAGFGLTAISHFLISNGLWLRLFGGVFLLCLGIKIFLTKPALMSADHRHEGLIEAYLSTVVLTLANPMTILSYTAVFAGLGVGAIGHGLTSAVEIVSGTFVGSSLWWLTLSIGVGFVSNSLDRHMLKWVNRGAGVIILAFAVLIMANVRLA
- a CDS encoding transposase; its protein translation is MASSRHHNTYIDGAAIFWTNSIVEGIPILRSPTAARSLVEIIEDCRCGYGVKIPGYVVMPDHFHIIAWAEDVNHTKLFIRQILSRSSATFAVMTDTAADRGDAHARLWSQIFHAKATGKSTVRIWKERGRAFPITTEAVLLEKLQYIHNNPVRAGLVEHVEDWEFSSAACLASGHSPAKHQRLLLDTGEST
- a CDS encoding R3H domain-containing nucleic acid-binding protein; the protein is MAITEKNALGIKQLRVTDNLDQLLNVLPALIRQRLEEQEDVEDLLEIVMDLGREPEARFPLRVMQLSDIAVKAEDIAYVVERVGQFGKDNRAGIERTLHRISAIRNRQGHIIGLTCRIGRAVYGTIDIIRDVVEGGRSILMLGRPGVGKTTKLREVARILSDEFKKRVVIVDTSNEIAGDGDIPHPAIGHARRMQVATPDQQHAVMIEAVENHMPEVIVIDEIGTEQEAFAARTIAERGVMLVATAHGNSLDNLLMNPTLSDLVGGIQTVTLSDEEAKRRGTQKTVLERKAPPTFDVLIEIMEMDKLAIHHDVADIVDKMLRGAPPRPEIRVRNPEGEVEVVQPSDLVTRGESQRSRLEHEHEVVESRPMTAIVKVFPYGVSRNRLERAIKELKVPAYIVKDFGEANAVITLKTHERKDIGLLQEAKRRGVPVYVIKSNTYAQIAGAMRDIFHLGPSNEEEEALREVEEAVQRLMETGEAQELSPQSSFLRRIQHQLVEKFDLTSESVGTEPYRRVRIFKG
- a CDS encoding DNA polymerase III subunit delta'; its protein translation is MSDRAGFDKIIGQEMAKRVLIRASREQNPTHAYLFLGLRGTGKTTFALEFGKALNCLSPREGHACGECAICHAIDHGNFPDIRIWSPEGQNTKIDQMREMREMAKFAPTRGKWKINIIEQGDTLNEESANCILKLLEEPPDYLINILLFRNTANALPTIRSRCQLIRFTQVDAGDLASRLIEDFGAGKDEAQFLAVYSQGCPGRAIELIGNESFFDRRNMIIKLAHDLCSGSPWLALKLAGILRSSDDDKSARETVIESLDMLLVWYRDLLAAKLQGDNAALVNLDRVDEIKSQCAHYPHAGPLANAIDLILHAKRAILGNASAPITTEALMMRLAAS
- the tmk gene encoding dTMP kinase produces the protein MGFFLTIEGIEGAGKSTLTHELAKALCDEGHEVLVSQEPGGSAIGDKIRQILLDRSNAISDRTELLLFEAARAQHVSETILPALQRGAIVICDRYTDSSLAYQGCARGIDKNTVRALNDFATSGLKPDLTILLDLPASDGLARQKKIDRVSSEKLEFHEAVRQGFLELARAESERFVLLDATQSIDEIVKLALAKVQGFFPTPNTQHPSPNRRCL
- a CDS encoding DUF3084 domain-containing protein; this translates as MRYSIIFVIVLVLVSGFIAYFGDLLGRKMGKKRLTIFQLRPRYTAIIVTTITGMIISALVLATLLAGDKSFREAFTQWETVTSQNKRLATESKTLEVRNKALQARSRLLEKEADRLQKEAGKARKAASEAMRARNAAVEVVSRLKKEIVDRKIELDALRKKSNAAQHELAAKAKQLDDVQKHLQIARNNLKIKQTELTNAQARLATIGAQLIGTRAQLAEVEETIKRQQAEIDEQRSTLMEQQKRIVELGNRNLSFQQETMELRNSDLIFRQGDELGRGIISPRQSTLGIKGDLLSLLETVSRKAEKAGAKVGDNDRAVQVIFLLDAQNYIGERECMDMAAGAIASGRLQSADALVQIVCAKNTVEGEQAPVELRLYLNNLVYPKGKFITRSKIDGRQSEGRILLSVISFLQTDVSRSALRAGIVPISNPDPHLTAGADPGTQVEGLMAVVGQIKAVKAPVKLDVYASDDIYAADPINMDNIRFNVTKAD
- a CDS encoding cyclic-di-AMP receptor translates to MKLLISILHERDKQRVSDALLQAGYKFTIVASTGGFLRDGNTTLLIGTDEDKVDDVIETIRGCCPCRDEYVNQPLPDALGATGVIMNPVKVKVGGAVIFVVDVEKFVRV
- a CDS encoding KpsF/GutQ family sugar-phosphate isomerase, which codes for MNPQVFDEQDRQKAIARASATLKSEGEAILKLCGRLDTAFAEAVELILKCRGRLVVTGMGKSGAIGRKLAGTFSSTGTPSLFLHPAEGIHGDLGMVTPDDVVLALSNSGESQEIVNILPAIARIGAKLIAMVGRDGSTLGTYANLVLDTSVECEACPLGLAPTTSTAVQLALGDALALAVMEARHFTREDYALFHPGGALGRKLLLRVSDVMRTGSAVAIVKQDTILRDTLFAITKAGAGAALVVDADGKLAGIITDGDVRRALLVDEAALNKQAAEVMSAGPRTISPDKLATEGLHLMDTPPRQIGEMPVIVDGKPVGMLMLKDLVAAGIV